The following proteins are co-located in the Salinigranum halophilum genome:
- a CDS encoding HalOD1 output domain-containing protein encodes MSETVDQLSVESLVVAITDVVSDVESCEPLALPPLSDSVDVDALESFCAPETSGGGPVAARSLVVSFEYSDSVVHIDSGEQTTISADPATDETLAHLDISPSDEGDSLSHCDS; translated from the coding sequence ATGAGTGAGACGGTCGATCAGCTCTCTGTTGAATCACTCGTCGTCGCGATTACGGACGTGGTCTCGGACGTCGAATCGTGTGAGCCGCTGGCGCTCCCACCCCTGTCGGATTCGGTCGACGTGGACGCACTCGAGTCGTTCTGCGCGCCAGAGACGTCCGGGGGCGGTCCGGTCGCGGCTCGATCGCTCGTGGTCTCTTTCGAGTACTCCGACTCCGTCGTCCACATCGACAGCGGCGAGCAGACCACAATCAGCGCGGACCCCGCGACAGACGAGACGCTGGCGCATCTGGACATCAGTCCGAGTGACGAGGGCGATTCGCTCTCTCACTGCGACTCTTGA